A stretch of the Sphingomonas sp. CL5.1 genome encodes the following:
- the rpoN gene encoding RNA polymerase factor sigma-54: protein MSLAPRLDLRQSQSLVMTPQLQQAIRLLALSNLEIEGVIAEELEKNPLLEATAPADDAPPVEREPVEAARDEPAGADELVMSGEAAGESLDVDIAAERFDDAPADSIGLGDAGAGGMAGEDAPDLDAFAEGPPSLADHLAGQAGHVLSGTDLIVAQHLIDLIDETGYLTANLLDVSARLGVPLALVERVLAVIQTFDPTGVGARDLAECIALQAKEADRYDPCMARLIDHLDLLARGEIARLKRICQVDDEDMADMIRELRGYDPKPGCRYGGEPAPAVVPDLFVARTRGGWAIEINNATLPRVLVNRRYYGELARGPQDKASKAWLSDCLASANWLVKALDQRQRTIIRVATEIVKQQEAFFLKGVAHLRPLTLRQVADAIEMHESTVSRVTSNKYLSCARGQFELKYFFTSAIQAADGGEAVSAEAVKSAIRALIQNEGTKVLSDDTLVELLNARGFDIARRTVAKYRESMGIGSSVQRRRQKALEGVG, encoded by the coding sequence CTCGAGATCGAGGGTGTCATCGCCGAGGAGCTGGAGAAGAACCCGCTGCTCGAGGCGACTGCCCCCGCCGATGATGCGCCGCCGGTCGAGCGCGAGCCGGTCGAGGCCGCGCGCGACGAGCCGGCCGGGGCGGACGAGCTGGTGATGAGCGGCGAGGCGGCGGGCGAATCGCTCGACGTGGATATCGCCGCCGAGCGTTTCGACGACGCGCCCGCCGATTCGATCGGTCTCGGCGACGCGGGCGCGGGCGGCATGGCGGGCGAGGACGCGCCGGACCTCGACGCTTTCGCGGAAGGTCCACCGAGCCTCGCCGACCATCTCGCCGGGCAGGCCGGCCATGTCCTGTCGGGCACGGACCTCATCGTCGCGCAGCATCTGATCGACCTGATCGACGAGACCGGATATCTCACCGCCAATCTGCTCGACGTGTCGGCCCGGCTCGGCGTGCCGCTGGCGCTGGTCGAGCGGGTGCTGGCGGTGATCCAGACCTTCGATCCCACCGGCGTCGGCGCGCGCGACCTCGCCGAGTGCATTGCGTTGCAGGCGAAGGAGGCCGATCGCTACGATCCCTGCATGGCGCGGCTGATTGACCATCTCGACCTGCTCGCGCGCGGGGAGATCGCCCGCCTGAAGCGCATCTGCCAGGTCGACGACGAGGACATGGCGGACATGATCCGCGAGCTGCGCGGCTATGACCCCAAGCCCGGCTGCCGCTATGGCGGGGAGCCGGCCCCGGCGGTGGTGCCGGACCTGTTCGTGGCGCGCACGCGAGGCGGCTGGGCGATCGAGATCAACAACGCCACCCTGCCGCGCGTGCTGGTCAACCGGCGCTATTACGGCGAGCTGGCGCGGGGGCCGCAGGACAAGGCGTCGAAGGCGTGGCTCAGCGATTGCCTCGCCAGCGCCAACTGGCTGGTCAAGGCGCTCGACCAGCGCCAGCGCACGATCATCCGCGTCGCCACTGAGATCGTGAAGCAGCAGGAGGCGTTCTTCCTCAAGGGCGTCGCGCATCTGCGCCCGCTGACGCTGCGGCAGGTGGCCGACGCGATCGAGATGCACGAATCGACCGTCAGCCGCGTCACCAGCAACAAATATCTGAGCTGCGCGCGCGGGCAGTTCGAGCTGAAGTATTTCTTCACCTCCGCGATCCAGGCGGCGGACGGGGGCGAGGCGGTGTCGGCGGAGGCGGTTAAGTCCGCGATCCGCGCGCTGATCCAGAACGAGGGCACGAAGGTGCTGTCCGACGATACTTTGGTCGAGCTGCTCAACGCCAGGGGTTTCGACATCGCGCGGCGCACCGTGGCGAAATATCGCGAGTCGATGGGCATCGGCAGCTCGGTGCAGCGCCGCCGGCAGAAGGCGCTTGAGGGGGTGGGCTAG
- a CDS encoding LysR family transcriptional regulator, with amino-acid sequence MRNWDDLRIFLAVAHAGRIAPAARALGVDATTVGRRLARLEGAIGAPLFETVAGERRLSEAGQALLHHAETIDAAIAAATEGEAAHGAAGHVRLSVAEGLATHVLAPRLPGFAAAHPRIRLDLITASGLLDPSKREADIAVMLARPRNRQLVVARLVDYRLRLYAAPGYLAAAGAPETAAALERHVLASYVPEHLHAPELDYLSEVHDGLVARLRSTSINVQHRMIAAGAAIGILPDFIGAADARLMPVLPHIALTRAFWLVMHADGQATPRIQAVTSWLREAVG; translated from the coding sequence ATGAGGAATTGGGACGATCTGCGCATCTTCCTCGCGGTGGCCCATGCCGGGCGGATCGCGCCCGCGGCGCGGGCACTCGGGGTGGATGCGACCACTGTCGGGCGCAGGCTCGCGCGGCTGGAGGGCGCGATCGGCGCCCCCCTGTTCGAGACGGTGGCGGGGGAGCGCCGGCTGTCCGAGGCGGGGCAGGCCCTGCTCCATCACGCCGAGACGATCGACGCCGCCATCGCCGCCGCGACGGAGGGGGAAGCGGCGCATGGCGCGGCGGGGCACGTCAGGCTGAGCGTGGCGGAGGGGCTGGCGACGCATGTGCTGGCGCCGCGCCTGCCGGGGTTCGCGGCGGCGCATCCGCGCATCCGGCTCGATCTCATCACCGCGTCCGGCCTGCTCGATCCGTCGAAGCGCGAGGCGGATATCGCGGTGATGCTCGCCCGGCCGCGCAACCGTCAGCTCGTCGTGGCGCGACTGGTGGATTACCGGCTGCGGCTCTACGCGGCGCCCGGCTATCTCGCGGCGGCCGGCGCGCCGGAGACGGCGGCGGCGCTGGAGCGGCATGTGCTGGCGAGCTACGTGCCCGAGCATCTCCATGCGCCGGAACTCGATTATCTGTCGGAGGTGCATGACGGCCTCGTCGCGCGGCTGCGCAGCACCAGCATCAACGTGCAGCACCGGATGATCGCGGCGGGGGCGGCGATCGGCATCCTGCCCGACTTCATCGGCGCGGCCGATGCGCGGCTGATGCCCGTCCTGCCGCATATCGCGCTGACCCGCGCCTTCTGGCTGGTGATGCACGCCGACGGGCAGGCGACGCCGCGAATCCAGGCGGTGACGTCATGGTTGCGCGAGGCGGTGGGGTGA
- a CDS encoding CoA-acylating methylmalonate-semialdehyde dehydrogenase gives MRIIDHHIAGHTGGGAGRTGDVFDPNTGKVQARVNLGTRADLDRAVAAAQAAQPGWAATNPQRRARVMFRFKELVEANMQSLAELLASEHGKVVADAKGDIQRGLEVVEFACGIPHVLKGEYTQGAGPGIDVYSMRQPLGIGAGITPFNFPAMIPLWMGAVATACGNAFILKPSERDPSLPVRLSELFLEAGMPEGIFQVVHGDKEMVDAILDHPAIAAVSFVGSSDIAHYVYRRGVDAGKRVQAMGGAKNHGIVMPDADLDQVVADLTGAAFGSAGERCMALPVVVPVGDGTADALREKLIPAIDKLRVGVSTDAEAHYGPVVTAQHRARIEQWIQTGVDEGAELVVDGRGFTLQGHEEGFFIGPTLFDRVTPQMSAYKEEIFGPVLQIVRAPDFETALRLPSDHQYGNGVAIFTRNGHAAREFAARVNVGMVGINVPIPVPVAYHTFGGWKRSAFGDTNQHGMEGVKFWTKVKTVTQRWPDGGASGDSAFIIPTMG, from the coding sequence ATGCGCATCATCGACCATCATATCGCCGGCCACACCGGCGGCGGCGCGGGCCGCACCGGCGACGTGTTCGATCCCAACACCGGCAAGGTGCAGGCGCGGGTGAACCTCGGCACGCGGGCCGATCTCGACCGCGCCGTCGCCGCCGCGCAGGCCGCGCAGCCCGGCTGGGCCGCGACCAATCCGCAGCGCCGCGCGCGCGTGATGTTCCGCTTCAAGGAACTGGTCGAGGCGAACATGCAGAGCCTCGCCGAATTGCTCGCCTCCGAGCACGGCAAGGTCGTCGCCGACGCGAAGGGCGATATCCAGCGCGGGCTTGAGGTGGTGGAATTCGCCTGCGGCATTCCGCACGTCCTCAAGGGCGAATATACGCAAGGGGCCGGCCCCGGCATCGACGTCTATTCGATGCGTCAGCCGCTCGGCATCGGCGCGGGCATCACCCCGTTCAACTTCCCGGCGATGATCCCGCTGTGGATGGGCGCGGTGGCGACGGCGTGTGGCAACGCCTTCATCCTCAAGCCCTCGGAGCGCGATCCCTCGCTGCCGGTGCGGCTTTCCGAGCTGTTTCTGGAGGCCGGGATGCCGGAGGGCATCTTCCAGGTCGTCCACGGCGACAAGGAGATGGTCGACGCGATCCTCGACCATCCGGCGATCGCGGCGGTGAGCTTCGTCGGCTCCTCCGACATCGCGCATTACGTCTATCGACGCGGCGTGGACGCGGGCAAGCGCGTGCAGGCGATGGGCGGCGCGAAGAACCACGGCATCGTCATGCCCGACGCCGATCTCGACCAGGTGGTGGCGGACCTTACCGGCGCGGCGTTCGGCTCGGCGGGCGAGCGCTGCATGGCGCTGCCCGTGGTGGTGCCGGTGGGGGACGGGACGGCGGACGCGCTGCGCGAGAAGCTGATCCCGGCGATCGACAAGCTGCGCGTCGGCGTCTCCACCGATGCGGAGGCGCATTACGGCCCGGTCGTGACGGCGCAGCACCGCGCGCGGATCGAGCAATGGATCCAGACCGGCGTCGACGAGGGCGCGGAACTGGTGGTCGACGGGCGCGGCTTCACGCTTCAAGGCCATGAGGAAGGCTTCTTCATCGGCCCGACCCTGTTCGATCGCGTCACCCCGCAGATGAGCGCATACAAGGAGGAAATATTCGGCCCGGTCCTCCAGATCGTCCGCGCGCCCGATTTCGAGACGGCGCTCAGGCTGCCGAGCGATCACCAGTACGGCAACGGCGTCGCGATCTTCACCCGCAATGGCCACGCCGCGCGCGAGTTCGCCGCGCGGGTGAATGTCGGCATGGTCGGCATCAACGTGCCGATCCCGGTGCCGGTCGCCTACCACACCTTCGGCGGCTGGAAGCGCTCCGCGTTCGGCGACACCAACCAGCATGGCATGGAAGGCGTGAAGTTCTGGACCAAGGTGAAGACGGTGACGCAGCGCTGGCCGGACGGCGGGGCATCGGGCGATAGTGCCTTCATTATTCCCACGATGGGATGA
- a CDS encoding acyl-CoA dehydrogenase family protein → MTNQFDLTDEQREIQELARRFTADRITPFAGEWDETRHYPVDVWKAAGELGFGAIYVGEESGGIGLGRLDAALIMEAMAYGCPATSAYVSIHNMATWMIDRFGDKALKDRFLPDLVSMNKIASYCLTEPGSGSDAAALKTSARREGDHYVINGTKQFISGAGYNDIYVCMVRTSEEKAKGISCLVIEKDTPGLSFGAPEKKLGWNASPTAQVIFEDCRVPMENRVGAEGDGFRFAMAGLDGGRLNIGACSLGGAQRCLDEAVKYTKERQQFGQSIADFQNTQFTLADMATDLEAARALLYLAAAKVNANAPDKSRFSAMAKRLATDNGSSIVDRALQLHGGYGYLRDYPIERFWRDLRVHSILEGTNQVMRMIVGRELTRQ, encoded by the coding sequence ATGACCAACCAGTTTGACCTCACCGACGAGCAGCGCGAGATCCAGGAGCTGGCGCGCCGCTTCACCGCCGATCGCATCACGCCTTTCGCGGGCGAGTGGGACGAGACGCGGCATTACCCCGTCGATGTGTGGAAGGCGGCAGGCGAGCTTGGCTTCGGCGCGATCTATGTCGGCGAGGAATCCGGCGGGATCGGCCTCGGGCGGCTGGACGCGGCGCTCATCATGGAGGCGATGGCCTATGGCTGCCCCGCGACCAGCGCCTATGTCTCGATCCACAATATGGCGACGTGGATGATCGACCGCTTCGGCGACAAGGCGCTGAAGGATCGCTTTCTCCCCGATCTCGTCTCGATGAACAAGATCGCCAGCTATTGCCTGACCGAACCCGGCTCCGGTTCCGACGCCGCCGCGCTCAAGACGAGTGCGCGGCGGGAGGGCGATCATTACGTCATCAACGGCACCAAGCAGTTCATCTCCGGCGCGGGCTATAACGACATCTACGTCTGCATGGTCCGCACGAGCGAGGAGAAGGCGAAGGGCATCTCCTGCCTGGTGATCGAGAAGGACACGCCGGGCCTGTCGTTCGGCGCGCCGGAGAAGAAGCTCGGCTGGAACGCTTCGCCCACCGCGCAGGTGATCTTCGAGGATTGCCGCGTGCCGATGGAGAATCGCGTCGGCGCGGAGGGCGACGGCTTCCGCTTCGCGATGGCGGGGCTGGACGGCGGGCGGCTCAACATCGGCGCCTGCTCGCTCGGCGGGGCGCAGCGCTGCCTCGACGAGGCGGTGAAATATACCAAGGAGCGGCAGCAGTTCGGCCAGTCGATCGCCGATTTCCAGAACACCCAGTTCACGCTCGCCGACATGGCGACCGATCTGGAGGCGGCGCGCGCGCTGCTCTACCTCGCGGCCGCCAAGGTCAACGCCAACGCGCCGGACAAGTCGCGCTTCTCGGCGATGGCGAAGCGGCTGGCGACCGACAATGGATCGAGCATCGTCGATCGCGCGCTCCAGCTCCACGGGGGCTACGGCTATCTGCGCGATTATCCGATCGAGCGTTTCTGGCGCGACCTGCGCGTCCATTCGATTCTGGAGGGGACCAATCAGGTGATGCGGATGATCGTCGGGCGGGAGCTGACACGGCAATGA
- a CDS encoding enoyl-CoA hydratase/isomerase family protein, producing the protein MSEVIVEKDGAVGRIRLNRPKALHALNTAMCESVLDALEAWRGDDAVRVVTIDHAEGRGFCAGGDIRMLAESGAKDGAEARAFFHTEYRMNHRLFTYAKDIVAFMDGITMGGGVGISQPCRYRVATENTRLAMPETGIGLFPDVGGGWYLSRLPGRTGQYLALTGHRLDGSECLALGLATHYLPAERLPEAKARIAQGPQAVLDSLAVPAPEAAILARRAEIDRLFASDRLEEIFAALAADDSDFARETLAILRTKSPQTMKVSLKLLLDGKAMPTFEDEMRQEYAVGGRVVQRHDFLEGVRAVIVDKDNAPKWNPPTPEGVSDHLIDQIFAPLPDAEAWTPN; encoded by the coding sequence ATGAGCGAGGTGATCGTCGAGAAAGACGGCGCGGTCGGCCGCATCCGGCTCAATCGCCCCAAGGCACTCCACGCGCTCAACACCGCGATGTGCGAGTCCGTGCTGGACGCGCTGGAGGCATGGCGCGGCGACGATGCGGTGCGCGTCGTCACGATAGACCATGCCGAAGGTCGCGGCTTCTGCGCGGGCGGCGATATCCGCATGCTGGCGGAGAGCGGCGCGAAGGACGGGGCGGAGGCGCGCGCCTTCTTCCATACCGAATATCGCATGAACCACCGGCTGTTCACCTACGCCAAGGATATCGTGGCGTTCATGGACGGGATCACGATGGGCGGCGGCGTCGGCATCTCGCAGCCGTGCCGCTATCGCGTCGCGACGGAGAACACGCGGCTCGCCATGCCGGAGACGGGGATCGGGCTGTTCCCGGACGTGGGCGGCGGCTGGTATCTCTCGCGCCTGCCGGGGCGGACCGGGCAGTATCTGGCGCTGACCGGGCATCGGCTCGACGGCTCGGAATGCCTCGCGCTCGGCCTCGCCACGCATTACCTGCCCGCCGAGCGATTGCCGGAGGCCAAGGCGCGGATCGCGCAGGGTCCGCAGGCGGTGCTGGATTCGCTCGCCGTCCCAGCGCCGGAGGCCGCGATCCTCGCGCGCCGGGCGGAGATCGACCGGCTGTTCGCCTCCGACCGGCTGGAGGAGATCTTCGCCGCGCTCGCCGCCGACGACAGCGACTTCGCGCGCGAGACGCTGGCGATCCTCAGAACCAAATCGCCGCAGACCATGAAGGTCAGCCTCAAACTGCTGCTCGACGGCAAGGCGATGCCGACGTTCGAGGACGAGATGCGGCAGGAATATGCGGTTGGCGGCCGCGTCGTGCAGCGCCACGATTTCCTCGAAGGCGTGCGCGCGGTGATCGTCGACAAGGACAATGCGCCGAAATGGAACCCGCCGACGCCGGAGGGGGTGAGCGACCATCTGATCGACCAGATTTTCGCGCCGCTCCCCGATGCGGAGGCGTGGACGCCGAACTGA
- a CDS encoding enoyl-CoA hydratase-related protein produces the protein MPDYANILVEQRGAVTLVTLNRPQALNALNSDVLADLSAAFGAYDRDEGQRCLVLTGAGEKAFAAGADIKQMADMAAADFFLQDFFAGWQTGVVATRKPWIAAVNGFALGGGCELAMMADFIIAADTAKFGQPEIKLGVAPGMGGSQRLTRAIGKAKAMEMCLTGRMMGADEAERAGLVARVVPLATLVEEALKTAETIAAMPPMAAMVNKELVNTAFETFLSQGIVTERRLFQILTATEDKAEGMAAFIEKRAGVWKGR, from the coding sequence ATGCCCGATTACGCCAATATCCTGGTCGAGCAGCGCGGCGCTGTGACGCTCGTCACGCTCAACCGGCCGCAGGCGCTGAACGCGCTCAATTCGGATGTGCTTGCGGACCTGTCAGCAGCGTTCGGCGCCTATGACAGGGACGAGGGTCAGCGCTGCCTCGTCCTCACCGGCGCGGGCGAGAAGGCGTTCGCGGCCGGCGCGGACATCAAGCAGATGGCCGACATGGCCGCCGCCGATTTCTTCCTCCAGGATTTCTTCGCCGGCTGGCAGACCGGAGTGGTCGCGACGCGCAAGCCGTGGATCGCCGCCGTCAACGGCTTCGCGCTCGGCGGCGGGTGCGAGCTGGCGATGATGGCGGACTTCATCATCGCCGCCGACACCGCGAAGTTCGGCCAGCCCGAGATCAAGCTCGGCGTCGCCCCCGGCATGGGCGGGTCGCAGCGGCTGACGCGCGCGATCGGCAAGGCCAAGGCGATGGAGATGTGCCTCACCGGCCGGATGATGGGCGCCGACGAAGCGGAGCGCGCCGGCCTCGTCGCCCGCGTCGTGCCGCTCGCCACGCTGGTGGAGGAAGCGCTCAAGACCGCCGAGACGATCGCCGCGATGCCACCGATGGCGGCGATGGTGAACAAGGAACTGGTGAACACCGCGTTCGAGACGTTCCTGTCGCAAGGCATCGTCACCGAGCGCCGGCTGTTCCAGATCCTCACCGCCACCGAGGACAAGGCCGAGGGCATGGCCGCCTTCATCGAAAAGCGCGCCGGGGTGTGGAAGGGCCGGTAA
- the mmsB gene encoding 3-hydroxyisobutyrate dehydrogenase encodes MARVGFIGLGNMGGGMAANLAKKGHDVRAFDLSAEALDKAKAAGCLPVGSAREAAEGAEAVVTMLPAGTHVEQVYGESVLDVALPSAILIDCSTIDVATARRVADQAAAKGLMAVDAPVSGGIAAANAGTLTFMVGGAAQAFERAEPFLADMGKAVIHAGANGAGQVAKICNNMILGAEMIATCEAFLLARKLGLEAQAFFNIASVSSGQSWSMTSYCPVPGVGPETPADHDYQGGFAAALMLKDLRLAMEAAGSVGAEVPMGARARELYEAYAGAGHGARDFSGIINMLNRKP; translated from the coding sequence ATGGCGCGCGTCGGTTTCATCGGGCTGGGCAACATGGGCGGCGGCATGGCCGCCAACCTCGCGAAGAAGGGGCATGACGTCCGCGCCTTCGATCTGTCGGCGGAGGCGCTGGACAAGGCGAAGGCCGCCGGCTGCCTGCCGGTCGGCTCCGCGCGCGAGGCGGCGGAGGGCGCCGAAGCGGTCGTCACCATGCTGCCCGCCGGCACGCATGTCGAGCAGGTCTATGGCGAGAGCGTGCTCGACGTCGCGCTGCCCTCCGCGATCCTGATCGATTGCTCGACGATCGACGTGGCGACCGCCAGGCGTGTTGCCGATCAGGCGGCGGCCAAGGGGCTGATGGCGGTCGACGCCCCCGTCTCTGGCGGGATCGCGGCGGCCAATGCCGGCACGCTCACCTTCATGGTCGGCGGTGCGGCGCAGGCGTTCGAGCGGGCGGAACCCTTCCTCGCCGACATGGGCAAGGCGGTGATCCATGCCGGCGCGAACGGCGCGGGGCAGGTGGCGAAGATCTGCAACAACATGATCCTCGGCGCGGAGATGATCGCGACGTGCGAGGCGTTCCTGCTGGCGCGGAAACTTGGATTGGAAGCGCAGGCGTTCTTCAATATCGCCAGCGTGTCGTCGGGGCAAAGCTGGTCGATGACGAGCTATTGCCCCGTCCCCGGCGTCGGCCCGGAGACGCCTGCCGACCATGATTATCAGGGCGGGTTCGCCGCCGCGCTGATGCTCAAGGACCTGCGGCTCGCGATGGAGGCCGCCGGCAGCGTCGGAGCGGAAGTGCCGATGGGCGCGCGGGCGCGGGAGCTTTACGAGGCCTATGCCGGCGCGGGCCATGGCGCGCGCGATTTCTCCGGCATCATCAACATGCTGAACCGCAAGCCGTGA
- a CDS encoding GreA/GreB family elongation factor, giving the protein MSVAFRRESDEEHKEPRFELPIPPGPNLVTPRGRALIDERIAELEAAQDGAEEARREEIARDLRYWRTRRVTAILAPPPPADEAAFGSRVRFTLDGAERTIEIVGDDEADPVAGKIAFSAPLARALIGAGEGDLLPFAGREDAIEVVAIESPRAA; this is encoded by the coding sequence GTGAGCGTCGCCTTCCGCCGCGAGAGCGACGAGGAGCACAAGGAGCCGCGCTTCGAGCTGCCGATCCCGCCGGGGCCGAACCTCGTCACGCCGCGCGGCCGGGCGCTGATCGACGAGCGGATCGCGGAACTGGAGGCGGCGCAGGATGGCGCCGAAGAAGCGCGCCGCGAGGAGATCGCGCGCGACCTGCGCTATTGGCGAACGCGCCGCGTCACCGCGATCCTCGCGCCACCGCCGCCGGCGGACGAGGCGGCCTTCGGCAGTCGCGTGCGCTTCACGCTCGACGGCGCCGAGCGAACGATCGAGATCGTCGGCGACGACGAGGCCGACCCGGTGGCAGGGAAGATCGCCTTCTCCGCTCCGCTCGCCCGCGCGCTGATCGGGGCGGGCGAGGGCGACCTGCTACCGTTCGCCGGGCGCGAGGATGCGATCGAGGTGGTGGCGATCGAATCGCCTCGCGCCGCCTGA
- a CDS encoding nidogen-like domain-containing protein, with translation MKIRHVCAALGALAMPAVASAGTVDTSFTTDGTVARCDDCYTSAISPGFSLNFFGNTYSSFYVSNNGYITFQYGTGGYTPYGLGSGYSGQPIIAPFFADVDTRPSNGGTVTYGSGTYAGQNAYAVTWNSVGYYPEQTDKLNTFQLVLTDRSDVGTGDFDIYFNYDQTQWETGSASGGSGGFGGTPAAAGFNAGTGNASGTYYQIPGSLTTGSFEDNGTNPLIGQTNDNVPGQYLFQVRAGQVIVPPPTGGVPEPATWAMMILGFGAVGGIMRRRRTTTLRFA, from the coding sequence ATGAAAATCCGACACGTTTGTGCTGCGCTCGGCGCACTGGCAATGCCAGCGGTCGCGAGTGCGGGAACAGTCGATACAAGCTTCACGACCGATGGCACGGTGGCCCGTTGCGACGATTGTTATACGAGCGCCATCTCCCCGGGCTTCTCGCTGAACTTCTTCGGCAACACCTACAGCAGCTTCTACGTCAGCAATAACGGCTATATCACCTTCCAATATGGCACCGGCGGCTACACGCCCTACGGCCTGGGATCGGGCTACTCCGGGCAACCGATCATCGCCCCGTTCTTTGCCGATGTCGATACGCGCCCGTCCAACGGCGGCACCGTGACCTATGGCAGCGGCACCTACGCAGGTCAGAACGCCTATGCGGTGACATGGAACAGCGTCGGATATTATCCGGAGCAGACCGACAAGCTGAACACTTTCCAGCTCGTCCTCACGGACCGGTCGGATGTCGGGACAGGCGATTTCGACATCTATTTCAACTATGACCAGACCCAGTGGGAAACCGGCAGCGCGAGCGGCGGCAGCGGTGGTTTCGGCGGCACGCCCGCGGCGGCCGGCTTCAACGCCGGCACCGGCAACGCCAGCGGCACCTACTATCAGATTCCCGGCTCGCTCACGACGGGGAGCTTCGAGGACAACGGCACCAATCCGCTGATCGGGCAGACGAACGACAATGTTCCCGGGCAATATTTGTTCCAGGTCCGCGCCGGCCAGGTCATTGTCCCGCCGCCGACCGGCGGGGTGCCGGAGCCGGCGACCTGGGCGATGATGATCCTGGGCTTCGGCGCCGTCGGAGGAATAATGCGCCGGCGGCGGACGACGACGCTGCGCTTCGCCTGA
- a CDS encoding MFS transporter, with translation MATIADQGGAGQDHDAPPSEADIRLVISASALGTVFEWYDFFIYGTLAASGIIGRTFFPAGNEMLQTLLAWAGFAVGFGFRPIGAALFGYLGDRLGRKYTFLVTITLMGVATAGVGLIPSYEAIGMAAPILVLLLRIAQGLALGGEYGGAAIYVAEHSPRGKSGFYTSFIQAGVAGGFILSIGVILAFKSVLAGAAWDGWGWRGPFLFSIALLAVSLWMRLKLSESPVFKAMRAAGERSPNPLVESFTYPGNLKRMLVALFGIAAGLTVIWYTAMFSVLSFLQTTMRVEETTAQLVTGAGALMGVGWFVLFGRLSDLVGRKKPIVIGYVMTLILLFPIFHVMAAAANPHLSRAAEHAPVIVSGPACAYSPFAAKQADECARLLEYFSRKGIAYSKQATPVTSVSIGGEPIADHSPEALDKALADAGYDLARVTPGAGNIALILIAILAITALSGITYGPVAALLSEMFPPAIRYSSLSIPYHLGTGYFGGFLPFISQYIVARTGNPFAGLWYTWGITLISLVITVLWLKEDRHGHVVA, from the coding sequence ATGGCGACGATCGCTGATCAAGGCGGTGCGGGGCAAGACCATGACGCGCCGCCGTCCGAGGCGGACATCCGCCTCGTCATCTCCGCCTCCGCGCTCGGCACCGTGTTCGAATGGTATGATTTCTTCATCTACGGCACGCTCGCCGCTTCGGGGATCATCGGGCGCACCTTCTTCCCGGCGGGGAACGAGATGCTCCAGACGCTGCTCGCCTGGGCGGGCTTCGCGGTCGGTTTCGGCTTCCGCCCGATCGGCGCAGCGCTGTTCGGCTATCTCGGCGACCGGCTGGGGCGCAAATACACCTTCCTCGTCACCATCACGCTGATGGGCGTCGCCACCGCCGGGGTCGGGCTGATCCCGTCCTATGAGGCGATCGGCATGGCCGCGCCGATCCTCGTGCTGCTGCTGCGCATCGCGCAGGGGCTGGCGCTGGGCGGCGAATATGGCGGGGCCGCGATCTACGTCGCGGAACATTCGCCGCGCGGGAAATCGGGCTTCTACACCAGCTTCATCCAGGCCGGCGTCGCGGGCGGCTTCATCCTCAGCATCGGGGTGATCCTGGCGTTCAAGTCGGTGCTGGCCGGCGCGGCGTGGGACGGCTGGGGCTGGCGCGGACCGTTCCTGTTCTCGATCGCGCTGCTCGCGGTGTCGCTGTGGATGCGGCTGAAGCTGTCGGAAAGCCCGGTGTTCAAGGCGATGCGCGCCGCCGGCGAACGCTCGCCCAACCCGCTGGTGGAGAGCTTCACTTACCCCGGAAACCTCAAGCGGATGCTGGTCGCGCTGTTCGGCATCGCCGCCGGGCTGACGGTGATCTGGTACACGGCGATGTTCTCCGTCCTTTCCTTCCTCCAGACGACGATGCGGGTGGAGGAGACGACGGCGCAACTCGTCACCGGCGCCGGGGCGTTGATGGGGGTCGGCTGGTTCGTGCTGTTCGGGCGGCTTTCCGATCTGGTCGGGCGCAAGAAGCCGATCGTCATCGGCTACGTGATGACGCTGATCCTGCTGTTCCCGATCTTCCACGTCATGGCGGCGGCGGCGAATCCGCACCTGTCGCGCGCGGCGGAACACGCGCCGGTGATCGTTTCCGGGCCGGCCTGCGCCTATTCGCCCTTCGCCGCGAAGCAGGCGGACGAATGCGCGCGGCTGCTGGAATATTTCTCCCGAAAGGGCATCGCCTATTCCAAGCAGGCGACCCCGGTGACGAGCGTGTCGATCGGCGGCGAGCCGATCGCGGATCATTCGCCGGAAGCGCTGGACAAGGCGCTGGCCGACGCCGGATACGACCTCGCCCGCGTCACGCCCGGCGCGGGCAACATCGCGCTGATCCTGATCGCGATCCTCGCCATCACCGCGCTCTCCGGCATCACCTACGGCCCCGTCGCGGCGCTGCTGTCCGAGATGTTCCCGCCGGCGATCCGCTACAGCTCGCTGTCGATCCCCTATCACCTCGGCACCGGTTATTTCGGCGGATTCCTGCCGTTCATCAGCCAGTATATCGTCGCGCGCACCGGCAATCCCTTCGCCGGCCTGTGGTACACATGGGGGATCACGCTGATATCGCTGGTCATCACCGTGCTGTGGCTGAAGGAAGACCGCCACGGCCATGTGGTGGCGTGA